The following nucleotide sequence is from Lathamus discolor isolate bLatDis1 chromosome Z, bLatDis1.hap1, whole genome shotgun sequence.
CATGTGGGAATGGTGCTTGGGCAACAACACTCCGTCAGCTCTATGGCTAAACACAGTTCCAGTCAACACCATGACCCAAAAGGCACctaagaagagaagaaagctgtGGTTGAAACTCACTAAGACAACTGGCTTAACCTTCAGTTTATGTACCATTTTCAGTCCACGTCCTCCTACACACAGCTTGAGGAGGACATTAAAGTTAAAATAGGATAACATTTGTATAAGGAACTGTCCAAAGCTTTGAAAGGCAGGGGTGACACAGGTCATATTTATCATATGTCTGTACCAAGCACTGAGCATGATCTTGCATAGTGCCTCCATGAACTGCCAGACCTGCAGTATGGCTACTAGGTAGACTAGTAGCAGCACTGAGAAATTGAAAATGTTTAAGTACTCAGAATTTGAAAGGAGGGTAGTGAAAACTGGTTATTGTTTCACTTCTGCCTCAGTTCCCCTCTAAACACATAAGGATGGCAGAATGTCTCTGGTGTTTCTGCTAAGCAGAGAATAATGCATGTGAAGCATGAAAGAAATGTAGTTTGATGCTGCTTCACACTGACTGTAAACacctttcctcttcttcatgGCTGCTCTGCACAGCCTAGCCCTTGGGCTCAGTTTACCTCCTCCTCAGCCTTCCTGTGGCCAAAGTGGCCACAGTAGCTGCAGCGGGTTGCATATGGGGCAGCCAAGGGAGGTGGGAGCCAGCAGCCACGATGGCAACCTGCCCTGGCTGTCGGTGCAGCAGGCATTTTCCCACATGGTTCCTGGGTATGGGTGCTGTGGGCTTCAGTGCTCATCCTCTGTCATCCATCCTGTCACTGCTGAGGGACACTCTGGCTCCTCCTGCACCAATGCAGCTTGCTGTGCAGACAGCCTGGCTCAGACAGGGCTGTGCATCTTCCACTGCAATGACAGCAAAGCGTCATCCACCATATACAATTTCTCATGAGAAGGACCATCCCAAAGATGTCCCTGTAAAGCAGGTATTTCCTGAACAGATGCAGATTCAGGATGACCACAGGTCAAAGAAGAAATCGACTCCTCCTGTGCTTGGCCTTTGAAATGAAAGACAGGTGATGTccatgggtaagaaaaggaatatgtttttttctaacTATGCATTTTCACTAGAGGGATATGCTTAGCAAGGTGAGTGGTTCAGCATGAGGGTAAGGGTGGAtactttcttcatttatttctgtgggCTTACTGTGGGGTCTGCAGCTTGCCAAAGGACTATGCAGAAACACAGTGTTTCTATATGTTGTTTTTCCAGTAAAGGACAAAACCATTGAGTTCATGCGGGCTAGACTGAGGCAGAAAGAAGGTCACTTCAGTGCAGGATTATTAAACTTGTCCTAATTTACTCCTTTGAACTGCAGTTTGATCTACATGTCCATAAAAGGTTTCCTGACGGTTTATGTGTGTGCGCGTGCCTGACATAAATAAAAGACACACTGAAAAACTGGAGATATTGAAAAGCAAtgccataaaatatttttacagcaaACATCTGCATGTCTGGTCTCTTTAGATTTATGTTGATTTCTGACAAGTAGCTTCAAATTTCTCCGTGCAAGAATCTTGTTCTTTAGAGATTCTATTCTGTAAAACTTCTCTTTTAAGTCCAAGTATGAACATGTTgctgtcttttctctttcccacccATACATCTGCATCAGGCAGATTACATTCGTTCATCAAGACAGCTAAAGTCACTGCCTTTTAAACTTGTGCTATGTATTACATTCTCTTCCTAGActctcattttaaataaaactttgttCTTTATCTACTTGGAGACCACGAAAGGAATAATTTGCTGCAAAAGGACATGCTCTGGGATCAAACAGGGCGGTTTGTGGAAGGGCTACAGCTCCACATCTGAGTTTCGCTTCACCTTCATCCTCTCCCATTTGTGGTTTTCTGGGTCTAGCAGTAATCTGAGCAACTCGTTCTGACAGATTTAGTGTGTTTCATACGGTAATTGGAATCTCACTACTTAAATGTCTTCATTCAAACAGTTTCTCTGATCATGGCACTGAAAGGGATGTCTTATGCTATACATAGCTTTATGTGAATAAAGGAGGTTTATGTGATTATGCTAATAGTTCATAAAATCTGGGAGAAGGAGACAAAGAGTAATTTGGAATTCATTTATTCATAACAGCAGAAGTTAATATTCTTCTTGCCTACAAAAGGGTTTTGTACATTAAGCGTTTGTCCTGGTTTTCTACTACTCTGCAGAACTAGTTTGGATTGCTTCAGTATTAAAGTTGCcctaacttctttttttgtccttttttagtctcttcaaaatactgtttttccttaaataaataTTCTTGATTCCTTAAAGATGGTATTAAAGCTGTCTTCCACCTTTCCTGCAGTATTTGAATAATTCTGGTCTCTGTTTTGCAGCTAAGCATTTTACTCATACAGAATAAATCGCCGTCCTATAACTGCACATTAAAGATTTAAGCAATTTAGCTTATTctttcataattttaaaatttcttgtTAATGGTGAATTTGTTTCTGGAACAGGGGCCCAGTGTGTGTGCACgtcttttttatatatgttgTCTATATTCTTTTGTTGTCTCactgctttttactttttctgatGATCCTCCTCTTCACCTCCTGTCTTATCTAAGATTTTTCAAACTTccttaaatgtaattttaaactgAGCTCATAAAAGCCTAGCAACAGTTTCAAATTCTTAATTCGTTACTTGGGACCAAATTGTGTACTCCCTTGGCCTGACTTAGTCAAAAGCCttgcatttgaaaacagaaaaaacctgGCATGTAGCCATGAGAGGATTGAAGAGCAGAGACTATAGGCACAGTGATTCAGATTAATCTCTTTATTAACTTCACTGAAGCAATACATCTGGAACATATTAAAACAGTTTTGCTGTGTGATCTGTCAGTTACTTGTTATCATTCTAGAGAGCGGCTCTTTAAAGCCTTGTCCTCCAGGTTAAATGAATTCAGAGATAGCAAACTGACAAATCGCAGGAGATGCTTTTCCTTAGAGCTGTCTGTGGGGAGAATTTGCAGCAGTATTAGGCCCAGTGCCTCTCATTATTTTATGGGGGAGCtgaaaatacagggaaaaataCTGTTAATAAGATTTGTGGATGACAAGAGGAACAGAGATCTGCTAGAGAGATACAAGCATAGAGAAGGCAGGAAATTTCAGAAGAACAGCAATCTGGccctctgcctttttcttaGTAAGTTATGTTGGCTAATAGGAACCGCTGACCATACCTCTCTGTGCGTGCATGCACTTAGACAAGGATAGAAATAACATAGTTCTCTTTCTTGTTAAACTTTGGTGACCCCTGGTGAGCTTCTTGCATGCTCACTCGACCTGTGAGGAGCATAGCTGGAGAGAGGGCTTTGCCCTTTGCGTGAGACGGGGGCTGGATGAGACCGCCTGTTAGGGCCATCCAGATCCACACGTAAATAGCCCTTATTCCCTGGCAGTATCAGCAGTTTTGGAATTAATGAAGAATTATGGTCAGTCCAACAGGGACACTGAAGGCCACGCAGAAGTGTAGGAGCAGGGACCATGCAGCAGTATCTACAACATTCTCCTCCTGGGGTGGGTAGAGCTTGGCCAAGCTCATGCCACTGCAATGGGCTTGCTGCAATCAACAGCAAGACAGAAAGTACATGGCTGTATGTCTGAAATAAGGCATATTTATACACAGTTCCACATTCTTAAGCACAgcataaggaaaataaattaatcgACCAATGAATGTACACTAATTTGATCTTACACAGGCCACAAAgatgaaatgccttttttaacAGTGCACTGTCACAGTGCCCCTACAAACATACTACAACTGCCTGGGTGCAAGCTGAGCTTTTAGTGCTCAGCTGAATGTTCCAGGGCCAATATCCAGCTACTTTAGGTTTGCTGGTTTATGAGCGGAAGACTGTGTTTCTCAaagttttttttgtgggtgaTGTGTACtgtgtatctcccccttcccaccccatcccGCCTTTTGGAGTTACGGATTTCCTGGTGACCCCCAAAGGCATTCATGCACATCCTCTAGCAAGGGCATGAGCATGCTGGCAGCAGATCAGCTCCTTGAGGAAGGAGGAGCAAGGACTGGCTGCATTTAGTGGTTACAGGCATAAACACATGAAATGCATGTACCAGTATGGATAACGTTACAGTGCTTGTGTTAGCTGAAGAGGGTGCAGTCTTCTGTCCCACAGTGGGCTGGAAGTCCAGTGACAGCCCTGAGGGGTTTAGACCACACTATGTGTATGGTTTACAGAGGGTGCTGAGATTGCAACTGGCCAGCAAACCACAGAACGCTGGGTTGAGTGCCCACTGACCTCTGTAACAGCGGGGAAGGTGCCAAGCACCATCACCATCACTGCAGTCTCTCAGGTGAGCTGGATTCACACCTcccagggagggagggaagggtcCTGGAGGCTCCCGGCAAGGCCACCTGGTGTGCTCCGCTAGCCACTTTGTGCTCACAGCACACGGGCTCCCTGATACAAGCCTGCCTGACTTTTTACTCTAGGGAGGTGCAAACCCTCAGAAGATTTATATCAAATGGCAGCTTGCAAATGACATTGAGACCCAGAGCCCGCGGGTGAAGCACAGAGCTATAGCAGAGGCTAAAGGGCTTAAGGGTGTCTCACAAGCAGCAGGAATCAGTTGCTGGATCTGTCTTGGACTGATTTACAATTCAAGTGATAGCTTATGTTCTCAGAGATCCCTGATACCTAATTGCAATGGTCTAAATTGATCAATAGTGCAAAATTTACTAGTGTCAGGAGGACAACCTAATTCAGGGAGCAATTCAGGAAGAAGTGTGATGGGGAAGTATGGGGACAACTCCTTGGTGACTACTTGCACAAAGGTCTGTGAGATTTAGGCACTTATCTGGGGCCtggaagaaaaatctgttctctTCATTATCAAATAGCAGACAAAACATAAATCAGCTACTGCAACTTGTATTTCAGAAAGGTTCAGAAGCTCTGGATGCCTTGTTCTTTCACATTCAGCAGTCACTAATTCACCTTTACCCCTCCTTTTCCTTGCCTTGGGTCCCACACCTGTCCCTGTTCAGACACGGAACGACTTTCAGGCATTCCATGTCAACACTTGTGAGGTCATCATGGTTAACACCTGCGGGTTGTGCCCCTTGCTCTCCTGGAGACAAGGTGTGTGAGACACCAGTGagtgtcctgcagctgcagacgggtctctgctccctcccttctAACTTCTTTTCTCCGCAGCAGCAAGATGTCAGAGGTAGAAAACACCTTCCACAAGTTTGCAACATACGGTGACACAGCTGCCAGTGGCAACAGCAtgacagggaagaacttctccaAGATGTGCAAAGAGTGTGGGGTGATGGATGGGAAAGCCGTGACCAGCACTGACATTGACATCGTATTCAACAAAGTCAAGTGAGTGCTGCCGGGAGGCATGGTGCATGGCACAGCCAGGTGGGAGGAGGGAACcgcaggaggcaggcaggctcTCATGCGAGGAGCAGCCTCTGGGCAGCCTCATCCCACTGCCTCCCAGTGGCAAAgtagctttcttctttttctctctttgccaTAGGGCCAAGGGTGCCCGCACCATCACCTTTGCTGAGTTCCAGCAGGCCATGAAGGAGCTCTGTGTGAAGCGCTTCAAGAACAAATCACCAGAGGAAGCACTGCAGGCTGTGTATGGCCTCATTGAGGGGAAGGAGCCCGGCCACGTGGGCACCACGGTGAGTACGAGTTTCGTCACCCACTATGCACCTTGAGCTGTCCCAGGGGTGtttgttcctgctgctggcacatGTGCTGTCCTCACAAGTAGGGAAGAGCTTGTTCGTGACTTGTTTCTTAACACCGGCTGCGTCTTGCTGGGCTCTTTTCTTGCAGAAAACCACCAAGGTTGGTGGGGTCGAGAGGCTGACGGACACGAGCAAATACACCGGGACCCACAAAGAGCGTTTTGATGAAAGTGGCAAAGGAAAGGGTCTTGCTGGCCGTGAGGATCTGACAGACAACAGTGGCTATGTCGGAGCCTACAAGGGAGCTGGAACCTATGACAAGACACACTAGGACTGAAACTACTTAAGGAAACAAGGACTTTCCCTCTATAACGTGGGAgaagaagcaaataaatatcTCATGCAAGCAGCGTTCTGTGCCTGTGCACTCCAAATCTGGCAGGGTGGGAATGCATGGGGTGAGCACTGGATGAGTACTGGATGGTGTAGGTTTCCTGTCTGACCACGCTTTGATCGCAGTGTGGTGGGCTTAAATCCAAGCACAGGCTAGCCTTCTGGAGGAAATTCTATGCACAAGCTAGTCTACTGCCATTGCATTGCTTTGCATTTCCAATCAAGTGAACATTAGGTTAGTCTCGGAGTAGTCATTATTTAACCCTACCAATATGTGAtactttttgctgtgttttttggtttggggagCAGTGTGTGCATGCCGTCGTAGAGCTACACTGGGTCACTTTTGAGTTGACTGTTTCTTGTGGCAGACAGCCCATCAATGGTACCTGATCACATGCTGAAGAGCCCTCTTACAGAGCATAGAATTCAACATGTACCTCACTgtggagagggaagggggacCACTGACACcagtttctgctttcccttttgcCTAGTTTAAGTCTTCTCACCTGTTGCTAGCATTTGTCATGGTCACTCATTACTGTTCACCccactttgcaggcagctggggaAGAGTTTGTGAGCCTGAAGAAAGCAACTGAAAAGCTGTGGTTCAGATGAtcagaaaggagggaaggactTTGTGGAGCATAGCAGGCCTCTGTACTTAGGAGAATAGTTTGCAAGCTCTGCCTGCACTCTAATCTTTTCCCTAACACCTCTTTCTGGTGGCTGCCTTTGCCACCCAGCCCCATCAATGTGATTGCTTACGAGATCTCTTGTGCTCTGGACCTAGAATCATAGTTGCACTTGTTCTTTCCCCTTGGCCTTTCAGCAGGCTGGTAGGACTAGCATGTCTCCTGCCTCTGCGGCTAGATCCGTGTATGTGTGGCCAGTTTTGAGGTGTTCAGTATGGGCTCACATCTGGGACCCACTGCTGAGCAGTGAGGGCTCCTTGGGTGTGTGACTGGCTTTCAGTCCACTGGAGCTCTCCTCCCTGCCGAGCAACTTCAGACTCCTGGATTAGCATAATGGAGATTTTAGGGATAACTGAAACAGCACCTTTGGGACAGTTTTGCCTGACGTTATGGAGAATTATGTAGCTGTACTATTCTAGTCTTACAAGCCCTCATCATGGGCTGTGAAGTTTGTTCAAGGCACAACACTCGCTCAGAGCGCATTGCTCTTTGCCCCATAGCACTAATGAATGTCTTGCTTCCTCACCCAACAAACCAGTTAGGTGGATCTAGGAATTAACAAACCCCACTCACTCATGCACTTTCTCTTACATTGGCCTTATGCACCAGTgaccttttaagctactttatGATCCATTGTGTCCCTAGGTAACTTGTGCGCACAGTGGCTTGGTGACACTGGGCTAAGTGGCAGGAAGTTCTGTAGAAAACGGAGCAGGGGCATTGGGCATAATTGGCAGGGTCTtggcagctggggctgcaggggtgtCCTGGGAGGAGATCACAGACCACCCTATACTGGCCCACagcctgagcagggctggagcaaagAGGTGCCACCAGTGAGTGCTAGAGCAAAGAAACACCCTGGGCCCAGGCAGGCAGACGGGAGACCCTGCGTGAGGTATGACTCTAAGGGGGCTGTGGCTGGTGGagaaaggcagagcagagcagtgcagtGAGAAACAGTATctggaaacagaagaggaacCACAGTGGCTGACCTCAGTCTCCTGTGCTGTACATGGTCCTGAGGCGCTGAGGGGGTGGAAGGCTGGGAAGGGGCAGCAGAGGTGTCTGTGAGGAAGCTGATGTACTTCCCCTCAGTACTTGTTTAACTGCTTGTCTATATTTGTTAATATCAGAATGGATGATTTAAAGTTTCTATTAGTAGACAATAAACTATGAAATTCAAACTCAAGAATGCTCTTTTGCTCAAGACAGTAGGAACAGGATATGACAAAATGGAAATAACAGCATTGGGacatatgtaaaataaaaaataggccttatgcttgctttttaatttttggtaCAACTTAGATCTTTAAAACATACTCTAAAGATGGCTGTTCTCAGCAGTGCTGTATTGGTACATCATGTTCTGTGCAACAGTTTAAGGAAAGTACCTGTAAATGGAGAGTAACAGAATGGtgtacagaaaaagaaaagctaatgcactcaataaaataaagacagaacaTTCTCAGATAGCTCTTCTTCTGGTAACACAGCATTCCTTATTTCAGTACAGTCAGTGGGTAATTGCAACAAACATCAATACTTTCGAGCTATGactgctgctcctgaagctTTCTCTCATTAGTTCTGAAGTGGATCTACTCATCCTGTTGCTCTCAAGATGTGCCTGCAAAAACACAGCTGAGAGGTTGCAGGACTGGATAATGTTGTCCTGGACACAGACAAAGTTTTTTAACTCTTTCCTGTGCTTTGATGTGTAAGTCATAGGTCACAGTCCCCTGGTCTTCCAAGATGAAGGGCTGATTGATTTCTTCCCCACAGTATACTACTATGTGAGGAACAATGCTAGTGCGTGTTACAGTGTAACCAAAAACATGGGTTTGAGGGTCTCCCAGTATTTTTGATCCACACCTAAATGCTTATAAATACATGATGGGTAGGTATCAGCAGGGTCCTGCTGACTCTTGGTGGCCAAGCAGAAAGATGTACCAGATTCATGGGCCCAGCAGTGTACTAGCACCAAATAATGTAGTTTTCAAGCAAAAGATGTAGGCACCAGCAGTTTCACAGCTGTACCAGTGTTTGGATTTGGTGTGGCGTCTGAATGTCTGACTCCTTCTAGCTGTACTTCAAACACCATGAGACCTTTTCATCTGGGGAAAAGGCAGACAAGGATTGCCTtcaaaaaccaagcaaacctTGAGTGTATTTACTCGTTCAGGCTCCAGCTCCCTTGTAACTAAATGGCCCAAGCAATTGCCCACATGCAGTTCTGCAGACACACACAGGGATGTGCTGttgggcttttttggttttttttatgtgattttaaaaaagcCTATATAGCTGGCACTGAAAACACTGTGACACTATGGGAGCTTTGGGAACAAACTGAGAGCTTTGTACTTGTGCTTGTGTAGTGTGAGTTCTGGTTTGCATTAACTCGGGTACAATGTGACACTGGAGGGTGAATATCTGAGACATGATTCAGTCTGTACTTCGTCCTGTGATCTAACTTGTGCAGTACTCCAGCACCAGCAAGAATCACTACTTGTCCTTTCTATTCCTTATAAGCAGAAATCACAAAAAGATGAGGAATGCCATGTTCACTCCCTACAGCAGCAACAGCGTGAACGGGTAAAAAGGAAGTCATGGTTGACTGA
It contains:
- the TPPP2 gene encoding tubulin polymerization-promoting protein family member 2; this translates as MSEVENTFHKFATYGDTAASGNSMTGKNFSKMCKECGVMDGKAVTSTDIDIVFNKVKAKGARTITFAEFQQAMKELCVKRFKNKSPEEALQAVYGLIEGKEPGHVGTTKTTKVGGVERLTDTSKYTGTHKERFDESGKGKGLAGREDLTDNSGYVGAYKGAGTYDKTH